A stretch of the Pseudochaenichthys georgianus unplaced genomic scaffold, fPseGeo1.2 scaffold_423_arrow_ctg1, whole genome shotgun sequence genome encodes the following:
- the LOC139433410 gene encoding zinc finger protein 583-like, translating into MPAAAALRTDVAEAAAQPLQLSSNEHSKATTQRRTQSQQQATEQSDNNQTLIMNFRKDLQQLVVVKEELLHDQQEWSTSLDQEDPEPPPHIKLEQEGEQLQELEEADITKSTFTPDPVKSEDDEEKPQSSQPHQRQTEHMETEADGDDCRGPEPARNSDPESSLQPKTEDHTEDSSEPDTEDSADRKETREPASGSNSLKNRHESVSDPRHSDEKKPFSCSVCKKAFPQSGYLKKHMRVHTGEKPFSCSVCKIAFLRTGDLQVHMRVHTGDKPFTCKVCKKAFSLSGNLKRHMRVHTGEKPFSCSVCKKAFPRSGYLKIHMVIHTGEKPHSCSVCKKGFSQSGSLKDHMIIHTGQKPHSCSVCKKAFSTSGYLKIHMRIHTGEKPLTCTVCKKAFSQSGRLNKHMRIHTGEKPFPCTVCKKAFSHNAHLKRHMRVHTGDKPFTCTVCKKAFSQSGHLKSHMRIHTGEEK; encoded by the exons ATGCCAGCAGCGGCTGCTTTACGCACAGACGTAGCAGAGGCAGCCGCACAACCGCTCCAGCTCAGCAGCAACGAACACAGCAAAGCGACAACACAACGACGAACACAGAGTCAACAGCAGGCAACAGAACAGTCAGACAACAATCAGACCCTGATTATGAACTTCAGGAAAG acctccagcagctggtggtggttaaagaagagcttcTCCATGACCAGCAAGAGTGGagcaccagtctggaccaggaggacccagagccccccccacacattaagctggaacaggagggagagcagcttcaggagctggaggaggccgatatcaccaagtccactttcactcctgaccctgtgaagagtgaagatgatgaagagaaacctcagtcctctcagcctcatcaaagacaaactgaacacatggaaacagaagctgatggagatgactgtcgaggaccagaaccagccaggaactcggatccagagagcagtttacaaccaaagactgaggaccaca ctgaagactcttctgaacctgacactgaagacagtgctgataggaaagagaccagagaacctgcatcaggctcaaactcactgaaaaatagacatgaatctgtcagtgatccaCGACATAGTGATgaaaagaaaccattcagctgctcagtctgtaagaaagcttttccaCAGAGTGGatatttaaagaaacacatgagagtccacacaggagagaaaccattcagctgctcagtctgtaagataGCTTTTCTACGGACTGGAGATTTACAggtacacatgagagtccacacaggagataaACCATTCACCTGCaaagtctgtaagaaagctttttcacttaGTGGAAACttaaagagacacatgagagtccacacaggagagaaaccattcagctgctcagtctgtaagaaagcttttccaCGGAGTGGATATTTAAAGATACACATggtaatccacacaggagagaaaccacacagctgctcagtctgtaagaaag gtttttcacagagtggaagtttaaaggacCACATGATAATCCACACAGGacagaaaccacacagctgctcagtctgtaagaaagctttttcaacaagtggatatttaaagatacacatgagaatccacacaggagagaaaccactcacctgtacagtctgtaagaaagctttttcacagagtggacgtttaaataaacacatgagaatccacacaggagagaaaccattcccctgtacagtctgtaaaaaagctttttcacataatgcacatttaaagagacacatgagagtccacacaggagataaaccattcacctgtacagtctgtaagaaagctttttcacagagtggacatCTAAAGTCAcatatgagaatccacacaggagaggaaaaatAG